From Bradyrhizobium symbiodeficiens, the proteins below share one genomic window:
- a CDS encoding carboxymuconolactone decarboxylase family protein gives MSERLNYNHIAPAGAKALGGVYGYVTQSGLPGTLVTLVYLRISQINNCAYCLDMHTRDLLKSGVKVEKLALLQAWAEAGNLFDERERAALAWAETVTRVAETNVPDEAYQAARNVFSERELVDLTIAISLMNAYNRMSISFRNTPQAALEKAA, from the coding sequence ATGAGTGAACGTCTCAACTACAACCACATCGCACCGGCCGGCGCGAAGGCGCTGGGCGGCGTCTACGGCTATGTCACGCAGAGTGGGTTGCCTGGAACGCTTGTCACGCTCGTTTACCTGCGCATTTCACAGATCAACAACTGTGCCTATTGCCTCGACATGCATACGCGCGATCTGTTGAAGAGCGGCGTGAAGGTCGAAAAGCTCGCGCTGCTGCAGGCATGGGCCGAGGCGGGCAATCTCTTCGACGAACGCGAGCGCGCGGCCCTGGCATGGGCCGAGACCGTCACCCGCGTTGCCGAGACCAACGTTCCGGATGAAGCCTATCAAGCCGCACGCAACGTCTTCAGCGAGCGCGAACTCGTCGATCTCACAATCGCAATCAGTCTGATGAATGCGTACAATCGCATGTCGATCAGCTTCCGAAATACGCCGCAGGCCGCGCTCGAGAAGGCCGCCTGA
- a CDS encoding PLP-dependent aminotransferase family protein, with amino-acid sequence MTRPLRLELDRSAKTPLAEQIHRGIRAAIESGVLAPGARLPSWQDLAAQLGVARGTVRSAYEKLSSDQMIVAARATGTHVADRQSFPVRPDKAPDPGSFMEMYQELTAGPAIFQMGVPSQETFPAKLLARMRVRAVRAETSAPAIYPDPRGELDLRREIAAYLALARGIECAPSQIIVTSGFTGGLGLALRVLRLGPKKKVWMEDPGFPFTRHGLELAGLSIVPIAVDANGIDVDFGVKHAPDAALVVVTPGQQAPLGSTLSLARRSRLLEWATQNKAWVIEDDYLSELQLKGRATPALASLDRAGRVIHIGSFSKTISPALRLGFVVAPAALASRFAETAACLAPAPGPAVQLATADFMRDGHYLRHLRRTKRAYTAQGDALLKQLRTRSATVAIAGLAAVLRLPDGAPDLAIARDAASFGLAPTPLSLWYAQTASACPGLLLGIATSPLKKIEASCDRLLRIIDRLT; translated from the coding sequence ATGACGAGGCCGCTGCGCCTGGAGCTCGATCGGTCCGCGAAGACCCCACTTGCGGAGCAGATCCATAGAGGGATCAGGGCCGCCATCGAGAGCGGCGTGCTCGCCCCCGGCGCACGCCTGCCCTCATGGCAGGATCTGGCGGCTCAACTCGGCGTCGCGCGCGGCACCGTGCGCTCAGCCTATGAGAAGCTCTCATCCGACCAAATGATCGTCGCGGCCCGCGCGACCGGCACGCATGTCGCCGACCGGCAGTCCTTCCCAGTGCGGCCTGACAAGGCCCCCGACCCCGGCTCGTTCATGGAGATGTACCAGGAACTCACGGCTGGACCGGCGATCTTCCAGATGGGCGTGCCGTCGCAGGAAACGTTTCCTGCGAAGTTGCTGGCGCGAATGCGGGTACGAGCGGTTCGCGCCGAAACGAGCGCACCCGCGATCTACCCGGATCCGCGCGGCGAGTTGGACTTGCGACGTGAGATCGCGGCCTACCTTGCGCTGGCCCGAGGAATAGAATGCGCGCCGTCCCAAATCATCGTCACCAGCGGTTTCACCGGCGGCCTCGGTCTCGCGCTCCGTGTCCTCCGCCTCGGGCCGAAGAAGAAAGTCTGGATGGAGGACCCCGGCTTTCCTTTCACCCGGCACGGTCTCGAACTCGCGGGATTATCCATCGTACCTATCGCGGTCGATGCCAACGGCATCGACGTCGATTTCGGCGTGAAACATGCACCCGACGCCGCGCTGGTTGTCGTGACACCGGGGCAACAGGCGCCGCTCGGATCCACGCTGTCCCTGGCACGCCGCTCACGACTGCTGGAATGGGCGACCCAAAACAAGGCATGGGTGATCGAGGATGACTATCTCAGCGAACTCCAGCTCAAGGGCCGCGCCACGCCAGCGCTCGCCTCGCTCGACCGCGCCGGCCGCGTCATCCACATCGGCTCCTTCAGCAAGACCATAAGCCCGGCCTTGCGGCTCGGCTTTGTAGTTGCACCGGCTGCTCTCGCATCGCGATTTGCAGAGACTGCGGCTTGCCTCGCGCCGGCACCGGGACCCGCGGTGCAGCTAGCTACGGCCGACTTCATGCGCGACGGCCACTATCTGCGGCATCTGCGGCGCACGAAACGCGCCTACACCGCGCAGGGCGATGCATTGCTGAAACAGCTCCGCACGCGCTCTGCGACGGTTGCGATTGCCGGTCTGGCCGCGGTGCTGCGATTGCCAGACGGAGCACCCGATCTCGCTATCGCCCGGGACGCAGCGTCGTTTGGACTGGCACCGACGCCGCTATCGCTTTGGTACGCTCAAACCGCTTCGGCGTGCCCCGGACTGTTGCTGGGCATCGCGACGTCTCCGCTCAAGAAGATCGAGGCGTCCTGCGACCGGCTCCTTCGGATCATCGACCGTTTAACGTGA
- the map gene encoding type I methionyl aminopeptidase, which translates to MTISDDNDLTRLKEIGRIVAATLEAMGKALEPGMTTSELDRIGRQLLEAAGARSAPELAYDFPGATCISVNEEIAHGIPGERRIERGDLVNIDVSAEKNGFFADTGASFAVPPVSRGIERLCRDGRRAMWTGLQQVGAGKPIAGIGQAIGTFARKKGYSLVRNLASHGVGLSLHEEPTEIATWPDRSERRIMNDGLVFTVEPFLSMGAEWAENGDDPWTLYSNPEAPTVQYEHTVIATRNGPLIVTLAG; encoded by the coding sequence ATGACAATCTCCGATGACAACGACTTGACGCGCCTGAAGGAGATCGGGCGCATCGTCGCCGCCACGCTGGAGGCAATGGGGAAAGCGCTCGAGCCGGGCATGACCACCTCCGAACTCGACCGGATCGGACGACAGCTGCTGGAGGCCGCCGGCGCGCGTTCGGCGCCGGAGCTGGCCTATGATTTTCCGGGGGCAACCTGCATCAGCGTGAACGAGGAGATCGCTCACGGCATCCCGGGCGAGCGGCGGATCGAGCGCGGCGATCTCGTGAACATCGACGTGTCAGCCGAGAAGAACGGCTTCTTTGCCGATACCGGAGCCTCGTTCGCCGTTCCGCCCGTAAGCCGCGGGATCGAACGACTTTGCCGGGACGGCCGGCGGGCGATGTGGACCGGCCTGCAGCAGGTCGGTGCCGGCAAACCGATCGCGGGGATCGGTCAGGCGATCGGGACCTTTGCGCGAAAGAAGGGCTACAGCCTGGTCAGGAATCTCGCCAGTCACGGCGTCGGCCTGTCGCTCCATGAGGAGCCGACGGAGATCGCAACCTGGCCCGATCGCTCCGAACGCCGCATCATGAACGATGGCCTGGTGTTCACCGTCGAGCCGTTCCTCTCCATGGGCGCCGAATGGGCGGAGAATGGCGACGACCCGTGGACGCTCTACAGCAATCCCGAGGCGCCGACCGTGCAGTACGAGCACACCGTGATCGCCACCCGCAACGGGCCTTTGATCGTGACGTTGGCCGGTTGA
- a CDS encoding helix-turn-helix transcriptional regulator, with amino-acid sequence MADPRRVEFGDFLRSRREKLSPKAVGLPIGGRRRTVGLRREEVAQLAGIGVDWYIRLEQGRTVSPSVTTVDALARALRLSKTEHAHLKALARDGDRRVFTRETVPPPIQRLVESLPHPAYVTGRRWDVLAWNAAAEQVFAFGRLPEADRNTMLLMMTNKQTRKAYGAGWAEVAKRMVAMFRATHDVWAGDPAFAELLTRLRQGSPEFVKWWEAHEVRGTSSGLKTMSHPTLGVLHFEHTSFQANDDPALKLVVYTPV; translated from the coding sequence ATGGCCGATCCGCGCCGCGTCGAATTCGGCGACTTCCTGAGGTCCCGCCGCGAAAAGTTGTCGCCGAAGGCCGTCGGCCTTCCGATCGGCGGGCGCCGGCGCACCGTGGGGCTGCGCCGCGAGGAGGTCGCGCAACTCGCCGGCATCGGCGTCGACTGGTACATCCGCCTCGAGCAGGGCCGCACGGTGAGCCCCTCGGTAACCACCGTCGATGCGCTGGCCCGCGCGCTGCGCCTCAGCAAGACCGAGCACGCGCACCTGAAGGCGCTGGCGCGCGACGGTGACAGGCGCGTCTTCACCCGCGAGACCGTGCCGCCGCCGATCCAGCGGCTGGTCGAGAGCTTGCCGCATCCGGCCTATGTCACCGGGCGGCGCTGGGACGTGCTGGCCTGGAACGCGGCCGCCGAGCAGGTCTTCGCGTTCGGGCGCCTGCCGGAGGCGGATCGCAACACGATGCTGCTGATGATGACCAACAAGCAGACGCGCAAGGCTTACGGAGCGGGCTGGGCGGAAGTAGCCAAGCGCATGGTCGCGATGTTTCGCGCCACGCACGACGTCTGGGCCGGCGATCCCGCCTTTGCGGAATTGCTGACGCGGCTGCGGCAGGGCAGCCCGGAATTCGTCAAATGGTGGGAAGCCCACGAGGTCCGCGGCACGTCTTCGGGCCTCAAGACGATGTCGCATCCAACCCTCGGCGTGCTGCATTTCGAGCACACCAGCTTCCAGGCCAACGACGATCCCGCGCTGAAGCTGGTGGTTTACACGCCGGTGTAG
- a CDS encoding alcohol dehydrogenase catalytic domain-containing protein, with protein sequence MKAAVLKSFGTPLVIEEVRDPVIGTGEVVVDVVATRVLSYTSEVLSGARNYALDLPVVPGAGGVGRVRAIGPDATKLAVGDWVICDPTVRSRDDAIAPDIHLQGVSARGEGGMHLQKYFHHGSFAEQIRVPTENAKWLGRITDAESAQWCVLGTMLVPYGGFLAAKLQPGETVLVSGATGNFGSAAVAVALAMGAACVVAPGRNEAILADLVRRFGDRVRPVKLTGVEDDDRELMKRASPGPIDCVFDIMPPSVSTNVVRAAIMAVRPYGRVVLMGGVNMQGGPGLELPYNWIMRDCITIHGVWMYPPDAATRLIAMVRSGLLRLDHYQATAFDLDHANDAVAHAAANAGPFKMTVIRP encoded by the coding sequence ATGAAAGCTGCCGTACTCAAATCCTTCGGCACCCCCCTCGTCATCGAGGAGGTCCGCGACCCCGTCATCGGCACCGGCGAGGTCGTCGTCGACGTCGTCGCAACGCGCGTGCTGTCCTATACCAGCGAGGTACTCAGCGGCGCGCGCAACTACGCGCTCGACCTTCCGGTCGTCCCCGGCGCCGGCGGCGTCGGACGGGTGCGCGCGATCGGACCGGATGCGACCAAGCTTGCCGTCGGCGACTGGGTGATCTGCGATCCGACGGTGCGTTCGCGCGACGATGCGATCGCGCCCGACATTCATCTGCAGGGCGTGAGCGCACGCGGTGAAGGCGGCATGCATTTGCAAAAATACTTCCACCACGGCTCGTTCGCCGAGCAGATCAGGGTGCCGACGGAGAATGCGAAGTGGCTTGGCCGGATCACCGACGCCGAATCTGCGCAGTGGTGCGTCCTCGGCACAATGCTCGTGCCCTATGGCGGCTTCCTCGCTGCGAAGCTCCAGCCCGGCGAGACGGTGCTGGTGAGCGGCGCCACCGGAAATTTTGGCAGCGCGGCCGTCGCCGTTGCACTCGCGATGGGCGCGGCCTGCGTGGTAGCGCCGGGGCGTAACGAGGCGATCCTGGCTGACCTCGTCCGCCGCTTCGGCGATCGCGTCAGGCCGGTCAAGCTCACCGGCGTTGAGGACGACGACCGCGAGTTGATGAAGCGCGCGTCTCCCGGCCCGATCGACTGCGTGTTCGACATCATGCCGCCCTCGGTGAGCACGAATGTGGTGCGCGCTGCGATCATGGCGGTGCGGCCCTACGGGCGCGTCGTGCTGATGGGCGGCGTCAACATGCAGGGCGGCCCGGGCCTGGAGCTGCCGTACAACTGGATCATGCGCGATTGCATCACCATCCACGGCGTCTGGATGTATCCGCCGGACGCGGCGACGCGGCTGATCGCGATGGTACGGTCGGGCCTGTTGCGGCTCGATCATTATCAGGCCACGGCGTTCGACCTCGACCATGCCAACGACGCCGTGGCGCACGCCGCGGCCAATGCCGGCCCGTTCAAGATGACGGTGATCAGGCCTTGA
- a CDS encoding ABC transporter ATP-binding protein, with translation MEQQQGAEDVPVIYLHEIKRQYLQGEVPLTILDGANLALWAGQSVALVAPSGSGKSTLLHIAGLLEAPDSGEVYVSGAPTSQLPDIERTQLRRTDIGFVYQSHRLLPEFSALENVMMPQMIRGLKKSESVKRAKEILGYLGLGDRITHRPAELSGGEQQRVAIARAVANAPRVLFADEPTGNLDPHTADHVFQALMQLVKATSVSMLIATHNMELAGRMDRRVSLSNGQVVELE, from the coding sequence ATGGAGCAGCAGCAGGGGGCGGAAGACGTACCGGTCATTTATCTCCACGAGATAAAGCGGCAGTACTTGCAGGGCGAGGTGCCGCTGACGATCCTGGACGGCGCCAATCTCGCGCTGTGGGCCGGGCAGTCGGTCGCGCTGGTGGCGCCGTCGGGCTCGGGCAAGTCGACGCTGCTGCACATCGCGGGACTATTGGAAGCGCCCGATTCCGGCGAGGTCTATGTCTCGGGCGCGCCGACCTCGCAGCTGCCCGACATCGAGCGCACCCAGCTCCGCCGCACCGATATCGGCTTCGTCTACCAGTCGCACCGGCTGTTGCCGGAGTTCTCGGCGCTGGAGAACGTCATGATGCCGCAGATGATCCGCGGCCTGAAGAAGTCGGAGAGCGTCAAGCGCGCCAAGGAGATCCTGGGCTATCTCGGCCTCGGCGATCGCATCACCCATCGCCCGGCCGAACTGTCCGGCGGCGAGCAGCAGCGCGTCGCGATCGCGCGCGCGGTTGCCAACGCGCCGCGGGTGCTGTTTGCGGACGAGCCGACCGGAAACCTCGATCCGCACACGGCGGATCACGTGTTCCAGGCGCTGATGCAGCTGGTCAAGGCGACCTCGGTCTCGATGCTGATCGCGACCCACAACATGGAGCTGGCCGGCCGCATGGACCGGCGGGTCTCGCTCTCGAACGGCCAGGTGGTCGAGCTCGAGTAG
- a CDS encoding lipoprotein-releasing ABC transporter permease subunit → MDETMTETKPTAPFAPFEWMLSARYLRARRKEGFISVIAGFSFLGIMLGVATLIIVMAVMNGFRKELLDKILGLNGHILVQPLESPLTDWKDVADRLSQVKGIRLAAPVVDGQALASSPWNASGVLVRGIRSDDLNNLTSIAKNIKQGSLEGFDEGQGVAIGRRLADQLSLHAGDSITLVAPKGAVTPMGTTPRIKPYKIVAVFEIGMSEYDLGFVFMPLAEAQAYFNRSNDVTSIEVFTTNPDQIVAFRQAVTEAAGRPVFLVDWRQRNSTFFNALQVERNVMFLILTMIVLVAALNIVSGLIMLVKDKGSDIAILRTMGASQGSIMRIFLITGASIGVVGTLVGFIVGLVICLNIESIRQFLSWLTSTELFSPELYFLSKLPADIDVGETTAVVIMALTLSFLATLYPSWRAARLDPVEALRYE, encoded by the coding sequence ATGGATGAAACCATGACCGAGACCAAGCCAACCGCGCCTTTCGCGCCCTTCGAGTGGATGCTGTCGGCGCGCTATCTGCGCGCGCGCCGCAAGGAGGGATTCATCTCGGTCATTGCCGGGTTCTCCTTCCTCGGCATCATGCTGGGCGTGGCGACGCTGATCATCGTCATGGCGGTGATGAACGGCTTCCGCAAAGAGCTGCTCGACAAGATCCTGGGGCTGAACGGCCACATCCTGGTCCAGCCGCTGGAATCGCCGCTGACGGACTGGAAGGACGTCGCCGACCGCCTCAGCCAGGTCAAAGGCATCCGGCTCGCCGCGCCCGTCGTGGACGGCCAGGCGCTGGCGTCCTCGCCGTGGAACGCCTCGGGCGTGCTGGTGCGCGGCATCCGCTCCGACGACCTCAACAACCTCACCTCGATCGCCAAGAACATCAAGCAGGGCTCGCTCGAGGGCTTCGACGAGGGGCAGGGCGTCGCGATCGGCCGGCGCCTCGCCGACCAGCTGTCGCTGCATGCCGGCGACAGCATCACGCTGGTGGCACCGAAAGGCGCGGTCACGCCCATGGGCACGACGCCGCGCATAAAACCGTACAAGATCGTCGCCGTGTTCGAGATCGGCATGTCCGAATACGACCTCGGCTTCGTGTTCATGCCGCTCGCGGAAGCGCAGGCCTATTTCAACCGCAGCAACGACGTCACCTCGATCGAGGTGTTCACCACCAATCCCGATCAGATCGTCGCCTTCCGTCAGGCCGTGACGGAGGCGGCCGGGCGGCCGGTGTTCCTGGTCGATTGGCGGCAGCGCAATTCGACCTTCTTCAACGCGCTCCAGGTCGAGCGCAACGTGATGTTCCTGATCCTGACCATGATCGTGCTGGTCGCGGCGCTGAACATCGTCTCCGGCTTGATCATGCTGGTGAAGGACAAGGGCAGCGACATCGCGATCCTGCGCACGATGGGCGCCTCGCAGGGCTCGATCATGCGGATATTCCTGATCACGGGCGCCTCGATCGGCGTGGTCGGCACGCTGGTCGGCTTCATCGTCGGCCTCGTGATCTGTCTCAACATCGAATCCATCCGGCAATTCCTGTCCTGGCTGACTTCGACCGAGCTGTTCTCGCCGGAGCTCTATTTCCTGTCGAAACTGCCCGCCGATATCGACGTCGGCGAGACCACGGCCGTCGTCATCATGGCGCTGACGCTGTCGTTCCTGGCGACGCTGTATCCGTCGTGGCGCGCCGCGCGCCTCGATCCCGTCGAAGCGCTGCGGTACGAGTGA